Proteins from one Catenuloplanes atrovinosus genomic window:
- the bldD gene encoding transcriptional regulator BldD encodes MPSEYAKSLGARLRSIRQQQGLSLQGVEEKSNGRWKAVVVGSYERGDRAVTVSRLAELADFYRVPVSELLPDGSGIRHEPTNKIVLDLEKLYDEAGEDLAYVARYARAIQQQRGDYNGRVLSIRADDLRALAIVYDISPSGLIERLTEAGVLVADPRAFFAS; translated from the coding sequence ATGCCCTCTGAGTACGCCAAGTCTTTGGGCGCCCGCCTGCGCTCTATCCGCCAGCAGCAGGGGCTCTCCCTGCAGGGTGTGGAGGAGAAGTCGAACGGGCGCTGGAAGGCCGTCGTCGTCGGCTCCTACGAGCGCGGCGACCGCGCGGTCACCGTCTCGCGCCTGGCCGAGCTGGCCGACTTCTACCGGGTGCCGGTCTCCGAGCTGCTGCCCGACGGCAGCGGCATCCGGCACGAGCCGACCAACAAGATCGTCCTCGACCTCGAGAAGCTGTACGACGAGGCCGGCGAGGACCTCGCGTACGTCGCCCGCTACGCCCGCGCCATCCAGCAGCAGCGCGGCGACTACAACGGCCGCGTCCTCTCCATAAGGGCCGACGACCTGCGCGCGCTCGCCATCGTCTACGACATCTCCCCCTCCGGCCTGATCGAGCGCCTCACCGAGGCCGGTGTGCTGGTCGCCGACCCGCGCGCCTTCTTCGCCTCCTAG
- the pyrR gene encoding bifunctional pyr operon transcriptional regulator/uracil phosphoribosyltransferase PyrR — MALPDAAHDQVRTGKSILTDTEVHRVVDRIAHQILEKTEGARDTVLFGIPTRGVPLARRLAARIHAFEGIEMPVGILDVTLYRDDLRLKAARALGPTDVPPGGVDGLRVILVDDVLFSGRTVRAALDALGDLGRPASVQLAVLVDRGHRELPIRADYVGKNIPTALSESVRVSLAEIDGADEVKLYGGDA, encoded by the coding sequence GTGGCGTTGCCAGACGCTGCCCATGACCAGGTGAGAACGGGCAAAAGCATCCTCACCGACACCGAGGTCCACCGGGTGGTGGACCGGATAGCGCATCAGATCCTGGAGAAGACCGAGGGTGCGCGCGACACCGTCCTCTTCGGGATTCCCACCAGGGGCGTACCGCTGGCGCGGCGGCTCGCCGCCCGGATTCACGCTTTCGAGGGTATCGAGATGCCGGTCGGCATCCTCGACGTCACGCTCTACCGCGACGACCTCCGGCTGAAGGCGGCCCGCGCGCTCGGCCCCACGGACGTGCCCCCGGGCGGCGTCGACGGCCTGCGCGTGATCCTCGTCGACGACGTGCTCTTCTCCGGCCGTACGGTCCGGGCCGCGCTGGACGCGCTCGGCGACCTGGGCCGGCCGGCCTCGGTGCAGCTCGCGGTTCTGGTCGACCGTGGCCACCGAGAGCTGCCGATCCGCGCCGACTACGTCGGCAAGAACATCCCGACCGCGCTGAGCGAGAGCGTGAGGGTCTCGCTCGCCGAGATCGACGGCGCGGACGAGGTCAAGCTGTACGGGGGCGACGCATGA
- a CDS encoding aspartate carbamoyltransferase catalytic subunit — MIRHLREAADLDAENATLILDTARELARLTGGREVKKLPTLRGRTVVNLFYEDSTRTRISFEAAAKRLSADVINFSAKGSSVSKGESLKDTALTLQAMGADAVVIRHGASGAPHRLANWVDGSVVNAGDGTHEHPTQALLDAFTMRERLGRLAGLNVTIVGDVLHSRVARSNVVLLGTLGAKVTLVGPPTLIPVDITNAEVSYDLDAVLPASDVVMMLRVQHERMSASYFPSAREYSRRYGMDGARMRRLPEHAIVMHPGPMNRGMEISPEVADSPRSTIVEQVANGVSVRMAVLYLLLGGK, encoded by the coding sequence ATGATCCGGCACCTGCGCGAGGCCGCGGACCTGGACGCGGAGAACGCCACGCTGATCCTGGACACCGCGCGCGAGCTGGCCCGGCTGACCGGCGGCCGCGAGGTGAAGAAGCTGCCGACGCTGCGCGGGCGCACCGTGGTGAACCTGTTCTACGAGGACTCCACGCGTACCCGCATCAGCTTCGAAGCGGCCGCGAAGCGGCTCTCCGCCGACGTCATCAACTTCTCCGCCAAGGGCTCCAGCGTCTCCAAGGGCGAGAGCCTGAAGGACACCGCGCTCACGCTCCAGGCGATGGGCGCGGACGCCGTGGTGATCCGGCACGGCGCGTCCGGCGCGCCGCACCGGCTGGCGAACTGGGTGGACGGCTCCGTGGTCAACGCCGGCGACGGCACGCACGAGCACCCCACGCAGGCGCTGCTGGACGCGTTCACCATGCGCGAGCGCCTCGGCCGGCTCGCCGGGCTGAACGTGACCATCGTCGGTGACGTGCTGCACAGCCGCGTCGCCCGGTCGAACGTGGTGCTGCTCGGCACGCTCGGCGCGAAGGTGACGCTGGTCGGGCCGCCCACGCTGATCCCGGTGGACATCACCAACGCGGAGGTCAGCTACGACCTGGACGCGGTGCTGCCGGCCAGCGACGTGGTGATGATGCTGCGCGTGCAGCACGAACGGATGTCCGCCTCCTACTTCCCGTCCGCCCGGGAGTACAGCCGCCGCTACGGCATGGACGGCGCCCGCATGCGCCGGCTGCCGGAGCACGCGATCGTCATGCACCCCGGTCCGATGAACCGGGGCATGGAGATCTCGCCGGAGGTGGCGGACTCGCCGCGGTCCACGATCGTCGAACAGGTCGCCAACGGCGTGAGCGTCCGGATGGCCGTCCTCTACCTGCTGCTCGGAGGAAAGTAA
- a CDS encoding dihydroorotase → MAYLIKNVSVLGGAARDLLIEDGVIKEPAGENPRNIIDGTGLVALPGLVDLHTHLREPGREDAETVETGSRAAALGGYTAVCAMANTSPVADTAGVVEQVWRLGREAGLVDVQPIGAVTIGLAGERLAELGAMADSAATVRIFSDDGHCVADPRLMRRALEYVKAFDGVIAQHAEEPRLTEGAQMHEGEVATRLGLTGWPAVAEEAIIARDVLLAEHVGSRLHVCHLSTAGSVEVVRQAKARGVRVTAEVTPHHLVLTHDRAESYDPVFKVNPPLRTADDVKALRTALAEGIIDVVATDHAPHAVEDKECEWAYARPGMVGLETALSVVLSTGALTTSDGTIDWDLIAERMSRTPARIAGLAEHGHDPLPGAPATFTLVDPAATRTVDATETASRSTNNPYAGMSLPGRIVATFLRGEPTVLDGKAQK, encoded by the coding sequence GTGGCGTACCTGATCAAGAACGTCAGCGTCCTCGGCGGCGCTGCCCGTGATCTCCTGATCGAGGACGGGGTGATCAAGGAACCGGCCGGCGAGAACCCGCGGAACATCATCGACGGTACGGGCCTGGTCGCGCTCCCCGGCCTGGTCGACCTGCACACCCACCTGCGCGAGCCCGGCCGCGAGGACGCGGAGACCGTGGAGACCGGTTCCCGGGCCGCGGCGCTCGGCGGCTACACCGCGGTCTGCGCGATGGCGAACACGTCGCCGGTCGCGGACACGGCCGGTGTGGTCGAGCAGGTCTGGCGGCTCGGCCGCGAGGCGGGCCTGGTCGACGTGCAGCCGATCGGCGCGGTCACCATCGGGCTGGCCGGCGAGCGGCTGGCCGAGCTGGGCGCGATGGCCGACTCCGCCGCCACCGTGCGGATCTTCTCCGACGACGGCCACTGCGTCGCCGACCCGCGCCTGATGCGCCGCGCGCTGGAGTACGTGAAGGCGTTCGACGGCGTCATCGCGCAGCACGCGGAGGAGCCGCGGCTGACCGAGGGCGCGCAGATGCACGAGGGCGAGGTCGCCACCCGCCTCGGCCTGACCGGCTGGCCCGCGGTCGCGGAGGAGGCGATCATCGCGCGTGACGTGCTGCTGGCCGAGCACGTCGGCTCCCGCCTGCACGTCTGCCACCTCTCCACGGCCGGCAGCGTCGAGGTGGTCCGGCAGGCGAAGGCGCGCGGCGTCCGGGTGACGGCCGAGGTCACGCCGCATCACCTGGTGCTCACGCACGACCGCGCGGAGAGCTACGACCCGGTGTTCAAGGTCAACCCGCCGTTGCGTACCGCCGATGACGTGAAGGCTCTTCGGACGGCGCTGGCGGAGGGCATCATCGACGTCGTGGCCACCGATCACGCGCCGCACGCGGTGGAGGACAAGGAATGCGAGTGGGCGTACGCACGCCCCGGCATGGTCGGCCTGGAGACGGCGCTCTCCGTGGTGCTCTCCACTGGCGCGCTGACCACGAGCGACGGCACCATCGACTGGGACCTGATCGCGGAGCGCATGTCGCGCACGCCGGCCCGGATCGCCGGGCTGGCCGAGCACGGGCACGATCCGCTGCCCGGCGCACCGGCCACGTTCACGCTGGTGGACCCGGCGGCGACCCGGACCGTGG